The genomic DNA CCCGGCGCAACTGGGTGCTGGAGGTGTGCACGGTGTACGGGAAGTAGACGACCTCCACGCCCACTTCGGCGAAGTCCCGCTCCAGCCGCTTCCCCTTTCCCGTGCCCCGCCAGTCGTCGCCCTTGAAGATCACGTCGAACCGGACCTGCTGCCAGGTCTCGACCTTGTCCGGCACCGTCTCGACGAACGCGGCGTCCACGTAGCGGACGCTGCGGACGATCTCCAGCCGCTCGGGCAGCGGGATCACCGGCTTGTGGCCCTTGGCCAGGGCGGCCATCTCGTCCGAGACGACCCCCGCGACCAGGTAGTCGCACTGGCTGCGGGCGTGCCGCAGGATGTTCAGGTGCCCGACGTGGAACAGGTCGTACACCCCCGGTGCGTAACCGACTCTGTGCTGCGCCATCCGTTCTCTCCCCACGGTGAACGCGATGTGTGGTGATGTGCCAACGACCCTACTGTGAAGAACACTTGTGCAAGCCGTGAACGGATAAGCTCAAGGGGGGCTGTTCCTTGGGGGGCTGTTCCCCGGAGGAGTGGGGCTGCGGTTCCGGGGGGAAGGCGATCGTGTGATGTCCGCTGTCGACCAGCACAGGCCGTTCGAGGGCCGCCGACTTCTGGTGGTCTCGACCAACTACGCACCGGAGCTCACGGGCATCGGCCCGTACGCCACCCAGCTCGCCGAGCACTGGGCCGCCTCCGGCGCGCTGACCCAGGTGCTCACCGGCATGCCGCACTACCCGTCCTGGCGGGTCGACGCGCCCTACCGGGGAGTGTGGCGGGCGACCGAGACCCGTGTGGCCGTCGGTGTGCACCGCCGGAGACACTATGTGCCGTCCCGTCAGACGGCCCTGCGCAGAGCCGCGTTCGAGGCGACGATCCTCGGGCACGGGCTCCTCGCGCCGCCGCCCGGACGCCCGGACGCCGTGATCGCCCAGATGCCGAGCCTCGCGGGCGGGGTCATCGGCGCCCGGATCGCCCGCCGCCACCGTGTCCCCTACCTGCCCGTCGTCCAGGACCTGATGGGCGCGGCCGCCGCGCAGAGCGGCATCCGGGGCGGCGGCCGAGCGGCGGCGGTGGCCGCCGCCGCCGAGCGGTACGCGCTGCGCCACGCCGCCCTCGTCGGCGTCATCCACGAGAGTTTCGTCCCGGGCGTCAGAGCCCTCGGTGTCGACCCCGCACGCATCCGGCTGGTCCCCAACTGGACCCATGTGCAGGGGCCCACCGCCGACCGGGCGGCCACC from Streptomyces sp. NBC_00654 includes the following:
- a CDS encoding adenylyltransferase/cytidyltransferase family protein; the encoded protein is MAQHRVGYAPGVYDLFHVGHLNILRHARSQCDYLVAGVVSDEMAALAKGHKPVIPLPERLEIVRSVRYVDAAFVETVPDKVETWQQVRFDVIFKGDDWRGTGKGKRLERDFAEVGVEVVYFPYTVHTSSTQLRRALDVLVSQPGTLSAP
- a CDS encoding glycosyltransferase; its protein translation is MSAVDQHRPFEGRRLLVVSTNYAPELTGIGPYATQLAEHWAASGALTQVLTGMPHYPSWRVDAPYRGVWRATETRVAVGVHRRRHYVPSRQTALRRAAFEATILGHGLLAPPPGRPDAVIAQMPSLAGGVIGARIARRHRVPYLPVVQDLMGAAAAQSGIRGGGRAAAVAAAAERYALRHAALVGVIHESFVPGVRALGVDPARIRLVPNWTHVQGPTADRAATRARLGWTEGTPVLLHSGNMGLKQGLEVLVDAARRAPDIRVVLMGDGNQRDALRARAAGLANLDFLPPAGAGEFTDILAAADVLAVTQRASVLDMSVPSKLTSYFVSGRPVVASVADEGGTADEVRRSGAGALVAPEDPAALLDAVRKLAQDPVAAAALGAHGPRYVAQHLSRQAGLARFDALLAEVLGTAQGSPRR